From Rhodococcus sp. B7740, one genomic window encodes:
- a CDS encoding nitroreductase/quinone reductase family protein, whose amino-acid sequence MAESPFPDVRWGSETSFIRKPAVKFASTKPGSWVIRNLAGVDRWLLTKSDGRFTVLGPIAAPVVLLTTTGRKSGKPRTSPLLYYREADKIYVVGSNFGQQHHPAWTSNLLADPKAVVAIGGKKIPVTATRITGDEKARIYRQFDAMVEVYGEYETRTDRDMRLFALTADR is encoded by the coding sequence ATGGCCGAATCACCGTTCCCGGATGTGCGCTGGGGCAGCGAAACCTCGTTCATCCGCAAGCCCGCCGTGAAGTTCGCGTCGACGAAGCCCGGTTCGTGGGTCATCAGGAACCTCGCAGGCGTCGACCGGTGGTTGCTGACCAAGTCCGACGGCCGCTTCACCGTCCTCGGCCCCATCGCGGCACCGGTGGTGTTGCTGACCACCACCGGCCGCAAATCCGGCAAACCCAGGACCAGCCCGCTGCTGTACTACCGGGAGGCCGACAAGATCTACGTCGTCGGATCGAATTTCGGTCAGCAGCACCACCCGGCGTGGACGTCGAACCTGCTCGCCGACCCGAAGGCCGTCGTGGCCATCGGCGGCAAGAAGATTCCGGTGACGGCCACCCGCATCACCGGCGACGAGAAGGCACGCATCTACCGCCAGTTCGACGCGATGGTCGAGGTGTACGGCGAATACGAGACCAGGACCGACCGCGACATGCGATTGTTCGCACTCACGGCCGATCGCTGA